A single window of Nicotiana sylvestris chromosome 5, ASM39365v2, whole genome shotgun sequence DNA harbors:
- the LOC104221031 gene encoding GATA transcription factor 8-like yields MGSNLVDEIDCGSFFDHIDDLIDFPLENESAGLSSTDCKDFPSIWNDPLPDSDSLFSGSHRNSASDFSAELSVPYEDIVQLEWLSTFVEDSFSGGGLTLGKENFPLYKETSEAKFQTSSPVSVLESSSSSSSSSCSVEKTVPLSSPCHRGPQRARSKRPRPATFNPAPVIQLISPTSSFTEIPQPFVARGIASESENFAESPMKKILKPAVAEQKKKKLKLSFPSARVEANQNPVAQTIRKCQHCEITKTPQWRAGPMGPKTLCNACGVRYKSGRLFPEYRPAASPTFVPSIHSNSHKKVIEMRTKFVPDNNANIARTAPPATVTQPEFNPSNKESVEEENK; encoded by the exons ATGGGGTCAAATTTGGTGGATGAGATAGACTGTGGTAGCTTCTTTGACCACATTGATGATTTGATTGATTTCCCTCTAGAGAATGAAAGTGCTGGCCTTAGTTCTACTGATTGCAAAGATTTTCCCAGCATTTGGAATGATCCCTTGCCGGATTCCGACTCCCTTTTCTCCGGCAGCCACCGGAATTCAGCCTCCGACTTCTCCGCCGAGCTCTCTGTTCCG TATGAGGATATTGTCCAGCTTGAATGGCTGTCAACATTTGTGGAGGATTCCTTTTCGGGCGGAGGATTGACTCTCGGGAAAGAAAATTTTCCTCTTTACAAAGAGACATCCGAAGCCAAATTCCAGACTTCGAGTCCTGTCTCCGTGCTTGAGAGCAGCAGCAGTAGCTCTTCCTCTTCTTGTTCAGTTGAAAAAACTGTTCCACTTAGTAGTCCATGCCACCGGGGTCCACAACGTGCTCGTAGCAAGCGTCCTCGTCCTGCAACGTTTAATCCCGCGCCAGTAATTCAACTTATCTCTCCAACATCATCCTTTACTGAGATTCCCCAGCCATTTGTTGCTCGAGGAATTGCTTCAGAATCAGAGAATTTCGCGGAGTCTCCCATGAAGAAGATTCTGAAACCTGCTGTAGCAgaacagaagaaaaagaaactcaAGTTGTCGTTTCCTTCAGCTCGGGTCGAGGCAAATCAGAATCCGGTGGCACAGACAATTAGGAAATGCCAGCATTGCGAGATAACAAAGACTCCACAATGGAGGGCAGGTCCAATGGGACCAAAAACTCTGTGCAACGCGTGTGGTGTTCGTTACAAGTCAGGACGACTCTTTCCTGAATACCGGCCTGCTGCAAGTCCTACATTTGTTCCATCAATTCACTCAAACTCTCACAAGAAAGTTATTGAAATGAGAACCAAGTTTGTCCCGGACAACAATGCCAACATAGCTAGGACCGCGCCACCAGCAACAGTCACCCAACCGGAGTTCAACCCGAGTAACAAAGAGTCAGTGGAGGAAGAGAACAAGTGA